One window of the Spirochaetota bacterium genome contains the following:
- a CDS encoding DNA photolyase, which translates to MKTVNDIRAVIYLREDRDNPMVERFRALSGKDIVECADEGALESAVEAVKARGIPSKEAVILKKFPGRMFQKCPGSPGMICCNYLLVNIGFNCLFNCTYCYLNYYLNSYGLVQFININDALKEIGAAAAADREKVLRIGSGEYTDSLMMDEITGIGADLVRIAAPWRNLFLELKTKSDNIGHLLDIPEKGNAVLAWSLNTPDNIGLYEAGSASLEERLAAAAAACRAGYLTAFHFDPMIIHDGWIDRYCEVVDLLFRRVDPARVAWISLGCFRYSPGFREIIQDAFPGQRLTVAELFPGPDGKYRYLKKTRTGAYRAMLERIRSHTDTPFVYLCMETESVWREVFGVEYKTSEDLEKVFGDHLKRMFITD; encoded by the coding sequence ATGAAGACCGTTAACGACATCAGGGCTGTCATTTATCTCCGTGAAGACAGGGACAATCCCATGGTGGAGCGTTTCCGCGCACTTTCCGGGAAGGATATTGTTGAATGCGCTGACGAGGGGGCCCTGGAATCGGCGGTTGAGGCGGTGAAGGCCCGGGGAATCCCCTCCAAGGAAGCGGTCATTCTGAAAAAATTCCCGGGCCGCATGTTCCAGAAGTGCCCCGGCTCGCCGGGCATGATCTGCTGCAATTACCTTTTGGTAAACATCGGCTTTAACTGCCTTTTCAACTGCACCTACTGCTACCTGAACTATTATCTCAATTCCTACGGCCTTGTGCAGTTCATCAACATAAACGATGCCCTGAAGGAGATCGGGGCCGCCGCCGCTGCTGACCGGGAGAAGGTCTTGCGGATAGGGTCCGGCGAGTACACCGATTCCCTGATGATGGACGAGATAACGGGTATCGGCGCGGACCTGGTCCGGATAGCGGCGCCATGGCGGAACCTGTTCCTCGAATTGAAGACAAAATCGGACAACATCGGCCATCTCCTTGATATCCCGGAGAAGGGCAATGCCGTTCTGGCCTGGTCCCTCAATACGCCGGACAACATAGGCCTGTACGAGGCGGGATCGGCTTCACTGGAAGAGCGCCTCGCCGCCGCCGCTGCCGCCTGCCGCGCCGGGTACCTGACGGCCTTTCACTTTGACCCCATGATCATCCACGACGGCTGGATCGACCGCTATTGCGAGGTGGTGGACCTCCTTTTCCGGAGGGTTGACCCGGCGCGGGTCGCCTGGATATCCCTCGGATGCTTCCGTTACAGTCCCGGCTTCAGGGAGATCATACAGGACGCCTTTCCGGGCCAGCGCCTCACAGTCGCGGAGCTTTTCCCGGGCCCCGACGGAAAGTACCGGTACTTGAAGAAGACCAGGACCGGGGCCTATCGGGCGATGCTTGAAAGGATACGGTCTCACACCGATACTCCTTTCGTGTATCTCTGCATGGAGACTGAAAGCGTGTGGCGTGAAGTTTTCGGGGTCGAGTATAAGACATCGGAGGATCTGGAGAAAGTCTTTGGGGATCATCTCAAGAGAATGTTTATTACCGATTAA
- the prfB gene encoding peptide chain release factor 2, with product MEIKILEEKDYRESQRELKQVSDMLNQLYASVNIEGLKKRMAELQEQTHREDFWQNKEVFTKTNQEISGLKRRVDPFVSLMTEVRDTAELFEMALQDKDIDVLTELSEKIEGYRKKFDEIETLELLSGEDDFNNAFITIHPGAGGTESQDWANMLFRMYFRWGEQKGFAVEFIDYTPGEEAGIKSATMLVKGEYAFGLLKCERGIHRLVRISPFDSNKRRHTSFASVEVIPEVAEDIDIEIKESDLRIDTYRSSGAGGQHVNKTDSAVRITHLPTGIVTQCQNERSQHKNKAFAMKVLKARLYELRKREFEEKQQEKIGQKQDISWGHQIRSYVFQPYTLVKDHRTGEETGSVDYVFDGDIDRFIYAYLRGKRTSDQGLPQE from the coding sequence ATGGAGATCAAGATCTTGGAAGAGAAGGATTATCGCGAGAGTCAGAGGGAGCTGAAGCAGGTTTCCGATATGCTCAATCAACTCTACGCGTCGGTTAATATAGAAGGATTAAAGAAAAGAATGGCCGAGCTCCAGGAGCAGACCCATCGGGAGGATTTCTGGCAGAACAAGGAGGTCTTCACAAAGACCAACCAGGAGATCAGCGGCCTGAAAAGAAGGGTGGACCCCTTCGTGAGCCTGATGACCGAGGTGAGGGATACGGCCGAGCTCTTCGAGATGGCGCTCCAGGACAAGGATATCGACGTCCTCACCGAGCTGTCGGAGAAGATAGAAGGGTACCGGAAAAAATTCGACGAGATTGAAACGCTGGAGCTCCTGTCCGGGGAAGACGATTTCAACAACGCCTTCATAACGATACACCCCGGCGCCGGCGGCACTGAATCGCAGGATTGGGCCAACATGCTGTTCCGCATGTATTTCCGCTGGGGAGAGCAGAAAGGCTTCGCGGTGGAGTTCATCGATTACACTCCCGGTGAAGAGGCGGGGATCAAGAGTGCCACCATGCTGGTCAAGGGCGAGTACGCCTTCGGCCTTCTGAAATGCGAGCGCGGCATCCACCGCCTGGTGCGCATCTCCCCCTTTGACTCGAACAAGAGGCGCCACACCTCCTTCGCCTCCGTGGAGGTCATTCCCGAGGTGGCCGAGGACATCGATATAGAGATAAAGGAATCGGACCTCAGGATCGATACCTACCGTTCCTCAGGGGCCGGGGGCCAGCACGTCAACAAGACCGATTCCGCGGTCCGTATCACCCACCTTCCCACGGGGATCGTGACCCAGTGCCAGAACGAGCGGTCCCAGCACAAGAACAAGGCCTTCGCCATGAAGGTCCTCAAGGCGCGCCTCTACGAGCTGAGGAAGCGCGAATTCGAGGAAAAGCAGCAGGAGAAGATCGGCCAGAAGCAGGATATCTCCTGGGGCCACCAGATACGCTCCTACGTGTTCCAGCCCTACACCCTGGTCAAGGACCACCGGACGGGCGAGGAGACCGGGAGCGTCGATTACGTGTTTGACGGAGATATCGACCGTTTTATTTACGCCTACCTGCGGGGCAAGCGGACTTCCGACCAGGGACTTCCGCAGGAGTGA
- the fliS gene encoding flagellar export chaperone FliS, with amino-acid sequence MALPEKNPFNEYKKTQIATANQGKLIVMLYDGIIKFLNIAIENMNPKTYDVANNNIIKAQDIITELLLSLNMRDGGEISQNLFNLYLYFKKVLLEANIKKDPETIKGVLKLIKDLRDAWDKVSANETTADKTNVGAKGSFSVEG; translated from the coding sequence ATGGCCTTGCCCGAAAAGAATCCTTTCAACGAATATAAGAAGACCCAGATCGCCACGGCAAACCAGGGGAAATTGATCGTCATGCTCTATGACGGGATCATCAAGTTCCTCAACATCGCCATCGAGAACATGAACCCGAAAACCTACGACGTGGCCAACAACAACATCATCAAGGCCCAGGACATCATCACCGAGCTCCTCCTTTCCCTGAACATGAGGGACGGCGGCGAGATATCGCAGAACCTCTTCAACCTGTACCTCTACTTCAAGAAAGTCCTCCTGGAAGCGAACATCAAGAAAGACCCCGAAACCATAAAAGGCGTCCTGAAGCTCATCAAGGACCTCAGGGACGCCTGGGACAAGGTCTCCGCCAACGAGACCACGGCGGACAAGACCAACGTGGGAGCCAAAGGAAGCTTCAGCGTTGAGGGATGA
- a CDS encoding phosphoribosylaminoimidazolesuccinocarboxamide synthase, which translates to MEPLVSFKIPGVKKKYSGKVRDLYTVDKEHLLIVSTDRISAFDHVFPNGIPGKGIILNKISNLWFKNIKVIKNHIVEDNVANFPKPFCDFPEILKDRSVIVRKTERIDFECIARGYIIGTGWKDYQEKGSVCGITLPAGLQLAQKLDAPLFTPATKEDSGHDINVPVDVMRAKLGDELAYRLGETTLRIYEFARDMMIRQGIILADTKLEFGFADNEIILIDEVLTPDSSRFWDEESYRVGTSPVSFDKQYIRDYLETTAWDKNSPPPPLPDEIVSKTLEKYHEILRRIEAIFSK; encoded by the coding sequence ATGGAACCACTGGTCAGCTTTAAGATACCAGGCGTCAAAAAGAAATACAGCGGCAAGGTCCGCGACCTGTACACCGTCGACAAGGAGCATCTCCTCATAGTCTCGACCGACCGCATATCGGCCTTTGACCACGTGTTTCCCAACGGCATCCCCGGCAAGGGCATTATCCTGAACAAGATCTCGAACCTCTGGTTCAAGAACATAAAGGTCATCAAGAACCACATCGTCGAGGACAACGTCGCCAATTTCCCGAAGCCCTTCTGCGACTTCCCCGAGATCCTGAAAGACCGCTCCGTCATCGTGCGCAAAACGGAGCGTATCGACTTCGAATGCATCGCCCGGGGCTATATCATCGGAACCGGGTGGAAGGACTACCAGGAAAAGGGATCGGTCTGCGGCATAACCCTGCCGGCCGGCCTCCAGCTCGCGCAAAAACTGGATGCGCCCCTTTTCACCCCTGCCACGAAGGAAGATTCGGGCCATGACATCAACGTCCCGGTCGACGTGATGCGCGCCAAGCTCGGCGATGAGCTCGCCTACCGCCTCGGCGAAACGACCCTCCGGATCTACGAGTTCGCCCGGGACATGATGATACGCCAGGGGATCATCCTTGCCGATACCAAGCTCGAGTTCGGCTTCGCCGACAACGAGATCATCCTCATCGACGAGGTCCTTACGCCCGACAGCTCCCGTTTCTGGGACGAAGAGTCCTACCGGGTCGGAACCTCTCCGGTGAGCTTCGACAAGCAGTATATCCGGGACTACCTGGAAACAACCGCCTGGGACAAGAACTCGCCGCCTCCCCCCCTGCCGGACGAGATCGTTTCAAAGACCCTGGAAAAATACCATGAGATCCTCAGGAGGATCGAGGCGATTTTCAGCAAGTAG
- a CDS encoding glutamate-5-semialdehyde dehydrogenase, which translates to MDNKEYIEQLCRDARAASRVVANYTTVQKNNLLLKIAADLRLKTDYIIAENKKDLEAAKKDGVSSALYDRLLLNRGRIAAMAVSIEEIALLPDPVGRIEKMTVRPSGIRVGQMRIPLGVVAVIYEARPNVTTDIAALCIKSGNAAVLRGGKEAIHSNSALHAVVRGALAESGCPESAVTFIGRTERELVPVLLKMKQYIDIVIPRGGEALIRAVSEESTIPVIKHDKGVCHIFIDESAGEEMANRIAVNAKVQRPGVCNAMETLLIHAKYPHKESLLKSLADCKVAIRGCERAVAVLPGVVTAAAPGDYGYEFLDLILAVKIVDSLDEAMEHIARYGSGHSESIVTNDYLNSERFLREVDSAAVFVNASTRFHDGGEFGLGAEVGISTQKLHARGAMGVEGLTTLKYVVYGKGEVR; encoded by the coding sequence ATGGATAACAAAGAATATATCGAACAATTGTGCCGGGACGCGCGGGCGGCCTCCCGGGTGGTCGCGAACTACACCACGGTGCAGAAGAACAACCTGCTCCTGAAAATTGCCGCCGATCTGCGTTTAAAGACCGACTACATCATTGCAGAGAACAAAAAGGACCTGGAGGCGGCCAAAAAGGACGGAGTTTCCAGTGCTCTCTACGACCGCCTCCTCCTGAACAGGGGCCGCATCGCGGCCATGGCGGTTTCCATTGAGGAAATAGCCCTATTGCCCGATCCGGTGGGCAGGATCGAAAAGATGACCGTGCGCCCGTCCGGGATCCGCGTCGGCCAGATGCGGATACCCCTGGGCGTCGTCGCCGTGATTTACGAGGCGCGCCCCAATGTCACCACCGATATCGCGGCCCTCTGCATCAAGTCGGGAAACGCGGCCGTCCTCCGGGGCGGCAAGGAGGCGATCCACTCCAACAGCGCCCTTCACGCCGTGGTCCGCGGGGCCCTTGCAGAATCCGGGTGCCCTGAGAGCGCCGTGACCTTCATCGGCAGGACCGAACGCGAGCTGGTGCCGGTATTATTGAAAATGAAACAGTACATCGATATCGTGATCCCCCGCGGCGGCGAGGCCCTCATCAGGGCGGTCTCGGAGGAATCGACGATACCGGTCATCAAGCATGACAAGGGCGTGTGCCATATCTTCATTGACGAGAGCGCCGGCGAGGAGATGGCCAACCGTATCGCGGTGAACGCCAAGGTCCAGCGTCCCGGCGTGTGCAACGCCATGGAAACGCTGCTTATCCACGCGAAATATCCCCATAAGGAATCGCTCCTTAAAAGCCTGGCGGATTGCAAGGTCGCCATCAGGGGCTGCGAGCGCGCCGTGGCGGTGCTGCCCGGCGTTGTAACGGCGGCCGCGCCCGGCGATTATGGGTACGAGTTCCTCGACCTCATCCTTGCCGTTAAGATAGTGGACTCCCTCGACGAGGCCATGGAGCACATCGCCCGTTACGGCTCCGGCCACTCGGAATCGATCGTCACCAACGATTACCTGAATTCCGAGCGGTTCCTCCGGGAGGTCGATTCCGCCGCGGTCTTCGTCAACGCGTCGACGCGCTTCCATGACGGCGGCGAATTCGGCCTCGGCGCGGAGGTGGGGATATCGACGCAGAAACTCCATGCCCGGGGCGCCATGGGCGTGGAGGGGCTGACGACCCTGAAATACGTCGTATACGGGAAAGGAGAGGTGCGGTAG
- the nadD gene encoding nicotinate-nucleotide adenylyltransferase: MKLGIFGGTFNPIHYGHLINAEMIRSDFDLDRIILVPAKYPVHKSLAGEVPAEERYAMAVLAAAEAKEYEVSRIEIDRNGPSYTITTVQALQERYPGSELNLIVGMDSLNTIDTWRETERLLKHVSLIVMRRPGEACAPDVDLGKCMVRFADNPLIDISSTVIRERLRAGKSVRFLMPDAVIDYIARKGLYRN; the protein is encoded by the coding sequence TTGAAACTGGGCATATTCGGGGGGACCTTCAACCCGATCCATTACGGCCATCTCATAAACGCCGAAATGATCAGGTCCGATTTCGATCTTGACAGGATCATCCTGGTGCCGGCCAAGTATCCGGTGCACAAGTCCCTTGCCGGGGAGGTGCCCGCGGAAGAGCGATACGCCATGGCCGTCCTCGCGGCGGCGGAGGCGAAGGAATACGAGGTGTCCAGGATTGAAATTGACAGGAATGGGCCTTCCTATACCATAACCACAGTCCAGGCTCTTCAGGAGCGGTATCCCGGCAGCGAGCTGAATCTCATCGTCGGGATGGATTCCCTGAACACTATCGATACGTGGCGCGAGACGGAGCGCCTGCTCAAACACGTGTCGCTCATCGTGATGCGCCGTCCCGGCGAAGCCTGCGCTCCTGACGTCGACCTCGGAAAGTGCATGGTGCGCTTCGCGGACAATCCGCTGATCGACATCAGCTCAACCGTCATCAGGGAGCGGCTCCGCGCGGGCAAATCGGTGCGTTTTCTCATGCCCGACGCGGTCATAGATTATATTGCCAGAAAGGGGTTATACAGAAATTGA
- a CDS encoding LCP family protein, giving the protein MKRKVMIGGVAALIAAVSLLVYYCYGVKTRNAVEKLIQKKKIINILVAGSNKDVDRKHKFFAILSINPDNKRIGITFIPPSFKIRLDDDGDHCARIDEVVVYNFNRMRYSLQKDLKLNIPFYAEIYALDVERMVNLMEGVEMFVLDQAKDVPGLGFGVNYFDGQKVMRYINTVDENSIYLKYDRILDVIMTLYKDRERLERFNKLEFIREMLKSANTNLLPQEVTGICDLIFKDGDVIATVLPGFIKENYYVMDDITFRIYEKEFLSLLIVDKSEKETNSSIKVKILNGTDVPGLARKMRESLIREGLSVVEFGTSPYRKMSKSVIINKRGNVAAVNRVAELTGIQNIYHIIDNTQLHNVLIILGEDLAK; this is encoded by the coding sequence TTGAAACGTAAAGTAATGATAGGCGGGGTCGCCGCTCTCATCGCGGCGGTATCGCTCCTCGTGTACTACTGCTACGGCGTTAAGACGAGGAACGCCGTCGAGAAGCTCATACAGAAGAAAAAAATCATCAACATACTGGTCGCCGGCAGCAACAAGGACGTCGACCGCAAGCACAAGTTTTTCGCCATCCTGAGCATCAATCCCGACAACAAGCGGATCGGCATAACCTTCATCCCGCCGTCGTTCAAGATACGGCTCGACGATGACGGCGACCACTGCGCCCGCATCGACGAGGTCGTGGTGTACAATTTCAACCGGATGCGGTATTCCCTCCAGAAGGACCTCAAGCTCAACATCCCCTTTTACGCGGAGATATACGCCCTGGACGTGGAGCGCATGGTAAACCTGATGGAGGGGGTCGAGATGTTCGTCCTGGACCAGGCCAAGGACGTGCCGGGCCTGGGCTTCGGCGTGAACTATTTCGACGGCCAGAAGGTGATGCGCTACATCAATACCGTGGACGAGAACTCGATCTATCTGAAATACGACCGGATCCTGGACGTCATCATGACCCTCTACAAGGACCGCGAGCGCCTGGAGCGCTTCAACAAGCTCGAATTCATCAGGGAAATGCTGAAATCGGCCAACACCAATCTCCTTCCCCAGGAGGTGACGGGGATATGCGATCTCATCTTCAAGGACGGCGACGTGATCGCGACGGTGCTGCCCGGCTTCATCAAGGAAAACTATTACGTGATGGACGACATCACCTTCCGCATATATGAAAAGGAGTTCCTGTCACTCCTGATCGTCGACAAGAGCGAGAAGGAGACGAACTCGTCGATCAAGGTGAAGATCCTCAACGGCACCGACGTGCCGGGCCTGGCGCGCAAGATGCGGGAGAGCCTGATCCGGGAGGGGCTGAGCGTTGTCGAGTTCGGCACCTCGCCGTACCGGAAAATGTCCAAGTCCGTCATCATCAACAAGCGGGGCAACGTCGCCGCCGTGAACCGCGTGGCCGAGCTGACCGGCATCCAGAACATATATCATATCATCGACAACACGCAGCTCCACAACGTGCTGATCATTCTCGGCGAGGACCTTGCGAAGTGA
- the rsfS gene encoding ribosome silencing factor has translation MTDFNAMTEEEMTDLFRQCARVLDEKKGADIVFMDLRSVNSYLDYFIIATGNSRVHCRSLARELEKFMHSRGIRQRNRPDYDSGWIILDCSELIVHIFTQEMREYYQLEKLWGDARILTM, from the coding sequence GTGACTGATTTTAATGCAATGACCGAAGAGGAGATGACGGACCTGTTCCGCCAGTGCGCACGGGTCCTTGACGAAAAGAAGGGCGCGGATATCGTGTTCATGGACCTCAGGAGCGTGAACAGCTATCTCGATTATTTCATCATAGCGACCGGCAACTCGCGGGTCCACTGCCGCTCCCTGGCGCGCGAGCTGGAGAAATTCATGCATTCCCGGGGTATCCGCCAGCGCAACCGGCCGGATTACGATTCGGGATGGATCATACTAGACTGCAGCGAGCTGATCGTCCATATTTTCACCCAGGAGATGCGGGAGTATTACCAGCTGGAAAAGCTGTGGGGCGACGCGCGGATACTGACAATGTAA
- a CDS encoding STAS domain-containing protein, which translates to MLTIDCSEHKDLLIISLDGELIFNEMEEADKLISEKLAKKPRVVAMNCKKLNSLDSSGLGLFIKFSKEAKKMNTRLVFLEITDHVSTLFDVSKLESIFEIMSQDDFDKTFPKK; encoded by the coding sequence GTGTTAACCATAGATTGCTCCGAACATAAAGACCTGCTCATAATATCGCTGGACGGCGAGCTCATTTTCAACGAGATGGAAGAGGCCGACAAGCTCATCTCGGAGAAGCTGGCGAAAAAGCCGCGCGTCGTCGCGATGAACTGCAAGAAGCTCAATAGCCTTGATTCATCCGGATTGGGACTTTTCATAAAGTTTTCCAAGGAAGCGAAGAAGATGAATACCAGGCTGGTGTTCCTGGAAATAACGGACCACGTCTCGACGCTGTTCGATGTTTCGAAGCTCGAAAGCATTTTCGAGATAATGTCGCAGGACGATTTTGACAAGACGTTTCCGAAAAAATAA
- a CDS encoding YfcE family phosphodiesterase encodes MSDTANMRWAIFSDTHGNPETMRDALAAKGPFDAVIHLGDGVLDAAAVSRESGIPLIAVSGNEDGASPYPERLSVPLGTRTALLLHGHRLDLNPYLPAEAWEKNFAAMDALMAVSGAQVLLFGHTHVPVIRRTEHGILCNPGSHYVGSRTPHTFAIAETVNDGLELSLLAKNDTRWDTIGGASLPGPA; translated from the coding sequence ATGAGCGACACCGCGAACATGCGCTGGGCCATTTTTTCGGATACCCACGGGAACCCTGAAACGATGCGGGACGCCCTCGCCGCGAAGGGCCCCTTCGACGCCGTCATCCACCTCGGCGACGGCGTCCTCGACGCCGCGGCAGTGTCCCGGGAGTCGGGCATCCCCCTCATCGCCGTGTCAGGGAACGAGGACGGGGCCTCGCCCTATCCCGAGAGGCTGAGCGTTCCCCTCGGGACCCGCACGGCGCTCCTCCTCCACGGACACCGCCTCGACCTCAACCCGTACCTGCCGGCCGAGGCGTGGGAAAAGAACTTCGCCGCAATGGACGCCCTCATGGCCGTGTCCGGCGCGCAGGTGCTCCTCTTCGGGCACACCCATGTCCCCGTGATCAGGAGAACCGAACATGGCATACTCTGCAATCCCGGAAGCCATTACGTCGGCTCCCGGACGCCCCATACGTTCGCGATCGCGGAAACGGTCAATGATGGGCTGGAGCTTTCCCTTCTGGCGAAAAACGACACTCGGTGGGATACGATCGGCGGGGCGTCCCTTCCCGGCCCGGCATGA
- a CDS encoding PAS domain S-box protein produces MSVNPLKSIIRYFLYKYEDKDFILQQKSKVMLTICGIILVFVIPVYLFFAVNFNWSVYSKIPIVFHGSALIIILFILRSGRFFAAAHLFLIITLITLWSYLFLDLHNVNYIERMMSAVLILGLLTFTPLIVDRMTHPMIFYYVINIAALYIFVFLLKNRGDVPDMVLLSFTVDTTITYIMCGAISYQVYTINRVALEKARSAEEQIRKSEELFRGVIEESPQIMAIIGKDGSLDFLGTSNSTIFGYGKEDLPSIDRWWELAYPEEEYRRLIKAEWRLIVENSGEEESLNSIEAKVRSKNGLVQDAMMRYAPLRQSGRGLILIDNITNRKIIERSLLASERRYRKLYDSMLDGFVSLDMDGRIIEFNSAYQQITAFTSEELYSMTIWNLTPQRWHETQRKIIQEQVLARGHSDLFEKEYIRKDGATVPIELRIYLIQDENGNNTGMWSVVHDITKRKQTENELLKTSKIESLGIFAGGIAHDFNNLLTAIMGNISIAKLDLTADSKSYGILCEAEKASERAKDLTMQLLTFSKGGAPIKKIASIRELLIGTADFVLRGSQIKSTFIIPDNLWNAEIDEGQISQVIHNLVLNCREAMPGGGIATITAENRVVAAGDDPSFAPGNYLAIQISDTGYGIPRKHLHKIFDPFFTTKEKGSGLGLSVTYSIVRKHNGYINVESREQNGTCFTVFLPATDLAVAAAAKNQGRADLNGGRALIMDDDEMVLEVGRRILGRLGFETVGASDGKNAIDLYIKAKASGSPFDFVIMDLTVPGGMGGKDAIKLLRDFDPAVKAIVSSGYSIDPVMADFRSFGFSGVVAKPYAIDDLKEVIQSIME; encoded by the coding sequence ATGAGCGTTAATCCCCTGAAATCAATCATCCGCTATTTTCTATATAAATACGAGGATAAGGATTTTATCCTGCAGCAAAAATCGAAGGTAATGCTTACTATCTGCGGGATAATCCTGGTCTTCGTCATACCGGTGTACCTTTTTTTTGCCGTCAATTTTAACTGGAGCGTCTATTCAAAGATTCCCATCGTTTTTCACGGGTCGGCCCTCATTATCATATTATTCATTCTTCGATCGGGAAGATTCTTCGCCGCCGCTCACCTGTTTCTCATAATAACGCTTATAACCCTCTGGTCGTATTTATTCCTCGATTTGCACAACGTCAATTATATCGAGAGGATGATGTCGGCGGTGCTCATCCTGGGCCTTCTCACCTTCACCCCCCTGATCGTCGACCGTATGACCCATCCCATGATATTCTACTATGTGATTAATATCGCGGCCCTTTACATTTTCGTTTTTCTTTTAAAAAACCGCGGGGACGTTCCTGACATGGTGCTGCTGTCGTTTACCGTGGACACCACCATCACCTATATCATGTGCGGGGCCATATCCTACCAGGTATACACGATAAACCGCGTTGCCCTCGAAAAGGCAAGGTCCGCAGAGGAGCAGATCCGAAAAAGCGAGGAGCTGTTCCGCGGCGTTATCGAGGAATCGCCCCAGATCATGGCCATCATCGGCAAGGACGGAAGCCTTGATTTTCTGGGCACCTCGAACAGCACCATCTTCGGGTACGGGAAAGAGGACCTGCCGTCGATTGACAGGTGGTGGGAGCTCGCCTATCCCGAGGAGGAATACCGCAGGCTGATCAAGGCCGAATGGCGCCTCATCGTCGAGAATTCCGGCGAGGAAGAATCTTTGAATTCCATCGAAGCGAAAGTGCGCTCAAAAAACGGCCTCGTCCAGGACGCCATGATGCGGTACGCTCCCCTCAGACAGAGCGGGAGGGGTCTCATCCTCATCGACAACATCACGAACAGGAAAATCATCGAGCGCTCCCTCCTCGCGTCCGAGCGGCGGTATCGCAAGCTCTATGACAGCATGCTCGACGGGTTCGTGAGCCTCGACATGGACGGCAGGATCATCGAGTTCAACTCCGCGTACCAGCAGATCACGGCCTTCACCTCCGAGGAATTGTATTCCATGACGATATGGAACCTGACACCGCAGCGGTGGCACGAGACCCAGAGAAAGATCATCCAGGAGCAGGTGCTGGCCAGGGGACACTCCGATCTGTTTGAAAAGGAATACATCCGTAAGGACGGCGCCACGGTCCCCATCGAGCTCAGGATATACCTCATACAGGATGAAAACGGCAACAATACGGGGATGTGGTCCGTCGTCCACGATATCACCAAGCGAAAGCAGACGGAAAACGAGCTCCTGAAGACGAGCAAGATAGAGTCCCTGGGAATATTCGCCGGCGGCATCGCCCACGATTTCAACAACCTTCTCACCGCCATCATGGGCAACATATCCATCGCCAAGCTCGACCTGACCGCGGATTCAAAAAGCTACGGCATCCTCTGCGAGGCCGAGAAAGCCTCAGAGAGGGCGAAAGACCTCACCATGCAGCTCCTGACGTTCTCCAAGGGGGGGGCCCCCATCAAGAAGATCGCCTCCATCCGCGAGCTCCTGATCGGCACGGCCGATTTCGTCCTCCGCGGCTCGCAGATAAAGAGCACCTTCATCATTCCGGACAACCTCTGGAACGCCGAGATCGACGAGGGACAGATCAGCCAGGTGATCCATAACCTGGTGCTGAACTGCCGCGAGGCCATGCCGGGAGGGGGCATCGCCACGATCACCGCCGAGAACCGGGTCGTCGCGGCCGGGGACGATCCGTCCTTCGCGCCGGGCAATTACCTGGCCATACAAATTTCGGACACGGGTTACGGCATCCCGCGGAAGCACCTCCACAAGATATTCGACCCGTTTTTCACGACAAAGGAAAAGGGGAGCGGCCTCGGCCTGTCGGTGACCTATTCCATCGTCCGCAAGCATAACGGCTATATCAACGTCGAATCAAGGGAGCAGAACGGCACCTGCTTCACCGTTTTCCTGCCCGCCACCGACCTGGCGGTCGCCGCGGCGGCGAAGAACCAGGGCCGCGCGGACCTCAACGGAGGCAGGGCCCTCATCATGGACGATGACGAGATGGTCCTCGAGGTGGGCAGGAGGATACTGGGCCGCCTCGGTTTTGAAACCGTGGGGGCCAGCGACGGGAAAAACGCGATTGACCTCTATATAAAGGCGAAGGCGAGCGGAAGCCCCTTTGATTTCGTCATCATGGACCTGACGGTGCCCGGGGGCATGGGCGGCAAAGACGCGATCAAGCTGCTCAGGGATTTCGACCCCGCTGTCAAGGCCATTGTATCGAGCGGCTATTCAATAGACCCGGTCATGGCAGATTTCCGGTCCTTCGGATTCAGCGGCGTCGTGGCCAAGCCCTATGCCATCGACGACCTCAAGGAAGTGATCCAGAGCATAATGGAATGA